Part of the Gadus macrocephalus chromosome 22, ASM3116895v1 genome, AAACTCTTCAGGAGAGCTCCCAGGACATACATTGGCGTTTCTCAGCCCTTGCCTGCTCCTGCAGACGTCCTTTATAATTTGCTTCCTCACAGGACACCACTACAGCCATTTGAAGAAGTACCCTCCTACTAAACCCTATTTTAACTTCTGCAACAAAGTTTCCATGTGATGAAATCGAGATATGCAGCAGCAAAATTGAAATACTACAAGAAAGTGATCAAATAGGACCTGGGCTGAGTTGCAAATCACCAATAGACAACATAGTTGTTTTTTAGCATTTAGCATTACTTTAAATGGAAAAGGAATGTGCTAAAGGAAAAGCAAAGCTGAAAAGGCATTGTGGTGGGTATCATACTTGAAGAAGGTCTGTGCTTGACCCAGGTCAGGGGTTATCAGGAGGAAATCATCTACCAACCTCATCAGACACCTgcaggagacggagagatgtCTGACCTTTGGGCTGTGGAAGACTCTACTGCAATCTACTGGTAAAGATGTGTAAATACATCAACATGTGATTCACATTACACCCTCTTCAACCTAACGTACACTGTACTCTATTCCATTATATTTACACATCAATAAAATCAGGCATTATATCACCTTTGACCCTAAAACCATTTGGTTATCTTATCTGCAAGTCATAGATTTAACTGATAACCTTTTACTATTTAAGCTTGACTAGAACTGATCCAATTTGCAAGTCAGGTCAGAATATAGTTTCAGTTTCATGTTGACTCATGCAATATCTAGTCATCTATTGAAAGATAAATCTGTTAGGTCTACAACTGTTTAGATAAAATTCATTGAGACAGTTTAAATTTCTAATAATCAATTCCTTCTCATTTTACCTTTAACATACACTCAAAATGCTTGCAATGTTGCTTATCATTTTATTCTCTTTTTGGATACAAAAGCAATCAAAAACAACCATTACCCTCCATTCAAGTTAATATCTTTGAATAAGTTGTTCTCCATGTGACCGTAGCAGAGGCAGCACATGAGACTGGACaccaccgagccctgggggatGCCTCTACACTGCCGGAAAGTtctggaagacacacacacacacacacacacatacacacacacacacacacacacagtcaaagccATGTGATTTCTCTTTTATTAAATCAAACGTTACGAACAGATGTTTAAATCATCATAGCAAAAGAGAGAACAAAGCAGCCACAGATGTTTATATTACTGCATTTTTAAGATAGTTTGAACCCAGCTTACTTTTTCCCAAATTTCACAACTCCACCAGTAAGCATTTGAGTGAAAAACTGAAGAGCATCTCGGCCATGCAGGTCTGAGGAAAAATGCTGGACGGAGAGAACATAAATAAGGCATCTTTTTACCAGATAAATACTCTGTGTAGGAAACACAAATTCCTTTTCATAACTGAGTCGGTTGCATCAAGGGCAATGGAGAGCGAAGCAAACTTACTTAACAATACCAAACAAGTACACAATAATACGAACTGGCTAAAGCTAGCTCTTCTTTGTATAGTAGCTCACTTGGGAGCCCACTTACAAATCACCTATTTTTTCCTGGCAATAAGACTTGTTTGAATATAAGAGATATCAGTACACAGGCTACTTACTCAATGAAGAGATTCAGGGAATGTCTTATTTTTAGTTTTATTGTTCATATTTTAGCAATTTAAGGCAATATATGCATGCAAAATCCTGTGTGTGTCAATCCTTCAGTGCTTGAagaaaccatctctctctctctctctctcacctgctcCACCAGTATAGCGTTATGAAGCTTGCCCTCTCGCTGCATGTTCATCACAAAGCCTTTCATGTTTGTGGATCCAATGTTGTCTTCCATGAAATCTGCCTTCAAACCAAAATGGGATCAATAAACATAGACACAAGAGATACCAATAAAGAGCTTAAGATTTTAAAGTCAAGAAGTAAGAGATACCTGTCGAGTAAACGTCTTCTTCAGGCCTTCATGGGCGTCCCTCCAGATCTTGGCGTAGCGACGGATGACGAATGTGTCCTCCAGGAGCGGTGTCAGGGCCTGGCCAATCACCTCGATGAGTTTGTCATGAGGAAGGCTCTCATAGGCCCCGCTCACGTCCACCTGGAATGCTCAGGGACGGGCACGGACCAATCAAAACACAAGACTGTggcaaaataagaaaattatATTTCCCAGGTATGTATACGTAAGTAACTGTCCACATCTCTTCCATTATTTCACGCCAATCTTATCTTTAAGAAGAGCTAAGACGACAATAAGGCCAATTGAGATGAAAAGACCacaaatatcaatatataaGATGATGTGCTCGATTCATCCAATATCAAACGTCTTACCTTAACAAAGTAGAGGCGTTGAGGCTGGTCCTTCTGAGCGGACGCCAGGGGGCGGAGCTTCTTGTGAATGTCGGTCATCCCCCACACAGTGAAGCCCAGCAAGGGGGGGTCAGAGCGCACACACGCCCCCAGCACGTCCAGCAGCTCACGCATGTTTGATTGGTGAACCTGCACGCAGAATAACACACATTTTATCATACATTTAAGACATTTGGTTTAATTATTTCAGGTCTAGTTTTCATCCAAAATAACAATATACGTCTTGTCGGGATTAGACATGGTTAAGGAGTAGGTACAAGATCTTGTTCATTGATGCCGACAGTCCGGAGGGCGGACACTAGGATTTGAACCCTGATCCTCGTGGGTCAAACCCGGATCTGGAGTCAAACACCATAAACACTAGACGTTGCTGCACATATTTGACACATATAGACACCCAACAAAGAGAAAATCATATAACGTCAAAGTATCATGATATAAAAAGCACCCTGGATTTGACGTCGGATCTAACGACGCGCGTGATCGGTCGCATGCTGTCCGCCTTGGGGATGAAGCGAAGGCGGGAAACCACGGTGGCTTTCGGCAGGGAGGCCATCTGGGCGGGTGTCAGCTCTTCCAGCTGGCCCTTGGAGACGTGCCCTCTGAAAGAAACATTAAGTATGGATCGAGAAGGCTGCCGTTAGGTGGCTCTGTGTGTTTTcaatagggatgcaccgaatattcggccactgaacatgttcggccgaaaatggcccaaaacataatgtttggtttcggccgaaggagtaaaaaggccgaacataatacaccgaacatttttatttatttaaaaaaataaataataataattattattttactcatttatttaaaggtacattgttcttaaattcttgctataatgtctgctggaatgttagaaaacgttcagtgttaaataagtattttgtatcaaatttgtaattgattttttttatagaaaagcaagacaaaaaagtttataaaggacatttaattgtttgattgcaatggtgaaaaattaaagcaaaatgaatgaaaaacattaaaagccacattcggtattcggtttcggccttcggccaagaattttcatttcggtgcatccctagttttcaacgtgtttctgtgtgcgtctgttgaGTTTGAGCGTACCTGAAGGCCAGCTCCCTCAGCTTGGCCCACACCTCCTGTCTGTAGAAGCGGAGCGTGTTCTTCTGTCCCATGCTCTCCGTGACGTAGAAGCACGCTCGGACCAAGCCCACCACGTAGCCGTCCAGCATCCACGCCAAGAATTGACCAATCACGCGTGTCCGGTAGGCCAGCTCGCTGGGGGGGACGTGACCTGAGGGACACAGGAGGAGGTTCACTGAAACTGATGCAGCTCATCAGTAATTGGTGTTAGAAAACGGGCTGTCTTATGTCGATCACATGAACTACCCTTACCCGTCTTGCTgatcttcagccaatcacactcGCTCACCCTCATCTTCCACAGCAGCTCGGCCAATGAGAGCCTCTCGAACTTGCCGCTGCGCAGGAAGCCCCTGACCCTGAGGAGGAAACGACCCCGGTTGTGTTCGGACCCCCACAGCTCCATGGGCACCACGGTGGCGAGGCACTGTCTGATGAAGAGGAACACCTGATGGGGGGAACAGATGAGGGGCAGGAGGGAGCTCAGGTCCCCCTGTGCCTCCACGCCCAGCTCCTCCATGCGCAAGGGGCATGCGCTCTGCAGGACCCTGCCGTAGGGGCAGCCCCTGTGCTGCCGCAGCAGCCGATCGAACAGAGGCACCATGTTGAAGAAGCGCCGGGGCAGTTTCCTTGGCTTCTTCTCCACTCCGTTGAGATAGGCCACGCCCTCAAAGAACACAATCCTGACCAGgtcccgcccctgaagcctctGCTTCACCTCTGTACGGCTCTTCGTCTTCCTGTTCAGAAGGAATCCACGCATCCCCTTCCCGCCGTACAGCATTCCCAAGGTTCGGATGAAGCAGTGGGATGGTGGGAGAGTTGGAGAGAATCCCGATCTCCAACTTGGCCCTCCTTCCAAAGGAAGAGAGGTTTTCGACACTATGACCTGCCTTTTAGAATCAGCACTACACCCTTCTGCTGGCATCTTGGATGCTTCCACTGAGCTAGGAAGAACATTACCCCCTGCATCAACGCCACTCTGCGGTATCGCCTGCTTCGCCCAATCCATTCTTGTCCTCTTTGCGGCCCGACCCATACCATCCGTCCGGCCAGCGCTTTTCCTCTTCCTTTGATTACCATCCCTAGCCCTGCCCCTATTCCTGCTGGTTTTATAACCAGCCCCTCGTTTCCTAATCTGGCACACCGGGGGCCGGCGATCCCGCTGACGGTTACCCGGATCAGCCCTGGATTTGGTCCGGAGGAAGACGCCAGCGCGGCTGGTCATGACCGACACCCGGTCGTACACGGGCACGCCACACACCTGGAACACGCAGGAGGGGGGCACCGCCACGAACACGGCGCAGCTCTCCAGCAGGTATCGGGTCATGTCCGTGCCGAGACGGTGGGAGACTTTCTTCCacagatcgctgccgtggatgTAAGCGGCACTTTGAGTGACGTCGCTTTGGAACTTGAACTGGTCCGCGTCACGGTCCTCTTGGGCCAGGGAGAGGAACCCGTAGCCGTGCGCCAGCacatttcttttcttcttcctcttcacagtgttcaaaacaaaagccAGTAGCTCGGGGAGTGTGCAGATCTGTAGGGGGGTcgtatgaaaacacacacatagtagaTAATGTTGAGTCAGACACTAATAACTCTAGAGGTGGACTATCCAAGGTTCGAATAGTAAACCTGCTATTATCTGATTTGACGTTTTGCTGATTTGTTGTTCTTTTCACATTGAGATAATGTGAAATACTCATAACCCTGAGAACCATGCCCTGTAAAACAGCTATGTTCCTTTGAATTTAACGAGAGACATCAACAACATAAGTTGCACGAATTACATGTGGGATATAAATTTACCTCGTTTCGGCTTGGCAGTTGTTGCAACTGTTGATCAGTGCACACAAAAATACCCCCGACGAATGACTTGAAGCGTGCTGTGTCGGATCCTTCAATGAGCGATGCTTTCTGCCCTTCTCTAAATACGATGGTGTCTGCAAACTGATCAAGTGTTTGCACATGCTGGTAAAGTGACTTCAGAATGTCAAGTACCCTTGATGTGTCTGATCTAGACATAGTGTTGAATAACGTTAATTGTTTGATGCAAAATAAGACACTGCGAAGGAAGGGTGTACTTTACATGTTTTCGGAGGTTATAATATCGGGTCTTGAGCTGTCAGGATATTAAATATATGGTCAAGACTCAGGAGAGGCATATCTTGAACTCCAAATACCCCGCTTCAGAATCGCCCAATGAGGAAAGAGCTTACTGTCTCGTCCAGTCCTTATGGTCCAATAGGACAACATTACACTCCATGTTTGTTGTGGTATGTAAACGCCTCGTCTGCCCTCCTGTGGCACAGTTGTTGAACGGCAGGCGTCGAGACCCGTGGTCAccaaggcccaatcccgtttctttgctcactgtctcaaccctacatctcaaccctaaccctcattgctcatgctcattgctacccctcattgctacccctaaccgatcccctaccaaatgggacaaccctaacctgtgacgtcatcatggcctccccgtgccccctagcagataaccagacccctggtaatgttacaagagacagactggctgccattgtctcgggcaacgagcaagacccattgtaaagatgtttaacctgaaatggtatttatattttgtaattggcatgtttaaataaagtgttaaaaaataaataatactatttgtccctcgtaatatacctttattttgaatgtcacttagctacatgttaaaggtggtattagggtgcactcacactaggccatctggccgtggccgttggcacacctaaccgtgctcaaatggccccattgttctctggcctgcactcacactaggccatctgcccgtggccgttggccgtcgcagctgtgacctggccacggaaggctcttgtacatacgtcatcacgtcgtaacacgtca contains:
- the tert gene encoding telomerase reverse transcriptase produces the protein MSRSDTSRVLDILKSLYQHVQTLDQFADTIVFREGQKASLIEGSDTARFKSFVGGIFVCTDQQLQQLPSRNEICTLPELLAFVLNTVKRKKKRNVLAHGYGFLSLAQEDRDADQFKFQSDVTQSAAYIHGSDLWKKVSHRLGTDMTRYLLESCAVFVAVPPSCVFQVCGVPVYDRVSVMTSRAGVFLRTKSRADPGNRQRDRRPPVCQIRKRGAGYKTSRNRGRARDGNQRKRKSAGRTDGMGRAAKRTRMDWAKQAIPQSGVDAGGNVLPSSVEASKMPAEGCSADSKRQVIVSKTSLPLEGGPSWRSGFSPTLPPSHCFIRTLGMLYGGKGMRGFLLNRKTKSRTEVKQRLQGRDLVRIVFFEGVAYLNGVEKKPRKLPRRFFNMVPLFDRLLRQHRGCPYGRVLQSACPLRMEELGVEAQGDLSSLLPLICSPHQVFLFIRQCLATVVPMELWGSEHNRGRFLLRVRGFLRSGKFERLSLAELLWKMRVSECDWLKISKTGHVPPSELAYRTRVIGQFLAWMLDGYVVGLVRACFYVTESMGQKNTLRFYRQEVWAKLRELAFRGHVSKGQLEELTPAQMASLPKATVVSRLRFIPKADSMRPITRVVRSDVKSRVHQSNMRELLDVLGACVRSDPPLLGFTVWGMTDIHKKLRPLASAQKDQPQRLYFVKVDVSGAYESLPHDKLIEVIGQALTPLLEDTFVIRRYAKIWRDAHEGLKKTFTRQADFMEDNIGSTNMKGFVMNMQREGKLHNAILVEQHFSSDLHGRDALQFFTQMLTGGVVKFGKKTFRQCRGIPQGSVVSSLMCCLCYGHMENNLFKDINLNGGCLMRLVDDFLLITPDLGQAQTFFKTLSDGVQDYGLVVNPQKVVVNFQVSEDPGAGPNVRVLPASCLFPWCGLLLDTHTLDVFQDYSSYAGLSLRYSFTLGFSQRAGLHMKRKLMGLLRLKCHALFLDLTINSVEAVYSSVYKLVLLQAWRFHVCAKGLPFGQMVAKNPKCFLLMIWDMAHYVNRLIRLCNKGVSLGTRHQTGVLQSEAVELLFCLAFILVLSRHRPQYRGLLPGLHKRKRCLERQLGDIRLARVRQATKPGIPQEFLAIHP